From Mya arenaria isolate MELC-2E11 chromosome 12, ASM2691426v1, the proteins below share one genomic window:
- the LOC128211445 gene encoding uncharacterized protein LOC128211445: MADGVDMGERTLENLANRLLQLDSAIEKNEHFTEAQARQFIEAKKNKATVTKTRSDMKKVNDWLNDDGETRQIKDIPPKELDILLSRFLLSVKKTKLSAEANGPAATNFEPSTLRGILSSVKRHLSENEYEGDVMGGKEFKLTRDTLKAKCVDLKEKGLGNKKQRADPFTSSEIQQLYEKELLGAAPPISLTNTIWLNNTMHLGLRGRQENLTMLWGDLELSQTSDGVSYLAFTEKPTKTRNGVAGDHRQYVPKLFEQPGDPNCPVRLYQLYKEKRPPQMSAPETRFYVALNPNFGKGTESNDLWFINQNLGKINWDNWPKP, encoded by the exons ATGGCTGACGGAGTAGACATGGGTGAACGTACGCTCGAAAATTTAGCCAACAGGCTACTTCAACTGGATTCTGCCatcgaaaaaaatgaacatttcactgaGGCACAAGCCCGGCAATTCATTGAAGCAAAGAAAAACAAGGCTACGGTAACAAAAACTAGGAGTGACATGAAAAAGGTGAACGATTGGCTGAATGATGACGGCGAGACCCGCCAGATCAAAGACATTCCACCAAAGGAGCTAGATATTCTTCTATCCAGATTCCTGCTCAGTGTCAAGAAGACCAAGCTTTCGGCAGAGGCGAATGGCCCCGCTGCAACCAACTTCGAGCCATCTACCCTGCGTGGCATCTTGTCAAGTGTAAAGAGACACCTGTCCGAGAATG AGTACGAAGGCGATGTCATGGGCGGAAAAGAGTTCAAACTCACACGGGACACGCTAAAAGCGAAATGCGTGGACTTGAAAGAAAAGGGACTTGGCAACAAAAAACAGAGAGCCGATCCCTTCACTTCCTCAGAGATTCAACAACTCTACGAAAAGGAACTTCTTGGAGCCG CCCCTCCAATTTCCCTCACAAATACCATTTGGCTTAACAACACCATGCACCTTGGATTGCGAGGAAGACAGGAGAACTTGACCATGTTGTGGGGGGACTTGGAATTAAGCCAGACCTCCGATGGTGTGAGTTACTTGGCCTTCACGGAGAAGCcgacaaaaacaagaaacggaGTTGCTGGTGACCACAGGCAATATGTACCTAAGCTCTTTGAACAGCCAG GAGACCCAAACTGCCCTGTAAGGTTATATCAGCTTTACAAGGAAAAGAGACCACCTCAGATGTCCGCCCCAGAAACAAGGTTTTATGTAGCCCTGAATCCAAATTTTGGAAAGGGAACAGAATCAAATGATCTCTGGTTCATCAACCAAAACCTGGGAAAAATAAATTGGGACAACTGGCCAAAGCCATGA